From a single Phragmites australis chromosome 7, lpPhrAust1.1, whole genome shotgun sequence genomic region:
- the LOC133924560 gene encoding ammonium transporter 1 member 1, with protein sequence MSTCAADLAPLLGSAAANATDYLCGQFADTASAVNTTYLLFSAYLVFAMQLGFAMLCAGSVRAKNTMNIMLTNVLDAAAGALFYYLFGFAFAFGTPSNGFIGKQFFGLKHMPKTGFNYDFFLYQWAFAIAAAGITSGSIAERTQFVAYLIYSAFLTGFVYPVVSHWIWSADGWASASRTSGPLLFGSGVIDFAGSGVVHMVGGVAGLWGALIEGPRIGRFDHAGRSVALKGHSASLVVLGTFLLWFGWYGFNPGSFTTILKSYGPAGSIHGQWSAVGRTAVTTTLAGSVAALTTLFGKRLQTGHWNVVDVCNGLLGGFAAITAGCSVVDPWAAVICGFVSAWVLIGANALAARFRFDDPLEAAQLHGGCGAWGIIFTALFASKKYVEEIYGAGRPYGLFMGGGGQLLAAHVIQILVIFGWVSCTMGPLFYALKKLDLLRISADDETAGMDLTRHGGFAYVYHDEDPGDRAGVGAFMLKSAQTRVEPAAAVTSNQV encoded by the coding sequence ATGTCGACGTGCGCGGCGGACCTGGCGCCGCTGCtgggctcggcggcggcgaacGCGACGGACTACCTCTGCGGGCAGTTCGCAGACACGGCCTCGGCGGTGAACACTACGTACCTGCTCTTCTCCGCCTACCTCgtcttcgccatgcagctcGGGTTCGCCATGCTCTGCGCGGGCTCCGTCCGCGCCAAGAACACCATGAACATCATGCTCACCAACGTGCTCGACGCCGCGGCCGGGGCGCTCTTCTACTACctcttcggcttcgccttcgcCTTCGGGACGCCCTCCAACGGCTTCATTGGGAAGCAGTTCTTCGGTCTCAAGCACATGCCCAAGACCGGCTTCAACTACGACTTCTTCCTGTACCAGTGGGCcttcgccatcgccgccgcgggCATCACGTCGGGGTCCATCGCCGAGAGGACGCAGTTCGTCGCGTACCTCATCTACTCGGCGTTCCTCACGGGATTCGTCTACCCGGTGGTGTCCCACTGGATCTGGTCCGCCGACGGGTGGGCCTCCGCGAGCCGCACGTCCGGCCCGCTGCTTTTCGGATCCGGCGTCATCGACTTCGCCGGCTCCGGCGTCGTGCACATGGTCGGCGGCGTCGCCGGGCTATGGGGAGCGCTCATCGAGGGGCCCCGCATCGGACGCTTCGACCACGCCGGCCGCTCGGTGGCGCTCAAGGGCCACAGCGCGTCGCTTGTCGTGCTCGGCACCTTCCTGCTGTGGTTCGGGTGGTACGGGTTCAACCCTGGGTCcttcaccaccatcctcaaGTCCTACGGCCCCGCCGGGAGCATCCACGGGCAGTGGTCGGCCGTGGGCCGCACCGCCGTGACGACGACGCTGGCCGGCAGCGTGGCGGCGCTCACCACGCTGTTCGGGAAGCGGCTCCAGACGGGACACTGGAACGTGGTGGACGTCTGCAACGGGCTGCTCGGCGGGTTCGCGGCCATCACCGCCGGGTGCAGCGTGGTCGACCCGTGGGCGGCCGTCATCTGCGGGTTCGTCTCCGCGTGGGTGCTCATCGGGGCGAACGCGCTCGCCGCGCGCTTCAGGTTCGACGACCCGCTCGAGGCCGCGCAGCTCCACGGCGGTTGCGGCGCGTGGGGGATCATCTTCACGGCGCTCTTCGCGAGTAAGAAGTACGTGGAGGAGATCTACGGCGCCGGCAGGCCGTACGGGCTGttcatgggcggcggcggccagctGCTCGCCGCGCACGTCATTCAGATCCTTGTCATCTTCGGGTGGGTTAGCTGCACCATGGGCCCGCTCTTCTACGCGCTCAAGAAGCTCGACCTGCTGCGCATCTCGGCTGACGACGAGACGGCCGGCATGGACCTGACCCGGCACGGTGGGTTCGCTTACGTCTACCACGACGAGGACCCCGGCGACAGGGCAGGGGTTGGTGCGTTCATGCTCAAGTCCGCGCAGACCCGTGtggagccggcggcggcggtgaccaGCAACCAGGTGTaa